Proteins encoded by one window of Salmonirosea aquatica:
- a CDS encoding ExbD/TolR family protein — MAKVRPKKHPPTIDMTAMTDVAFLLLTFFIMTATFKSQEAAEIDTPSSISSIKVPDDNIMMISIGNEGEVFFGVDAQPDRITMLNNIAETKGLTFTDEQKKKFSNQASFGFPLAQLKGWLDLPSPEMGTVKQPGIPTDSTGVSELADWVYAARKANPQLRIAIKGDNSAKFPTFKNVLLNLQSQNINRFNLITDGEEPLRVGDPISKNYARFSP, encoded by the coding sequence ATGGCAAAAGTAAGACCAAAGAAACATCCGCCTACGATTGATATGACGGCGATGACGGACGTAGCGTTTCTGCTGCTAACGTTCTTTATCATGACCGCCACGTTCAAATCGCAGGAAGCAGCAGAAATTGATACGCCATCGTCTATTTCCTCTATTAAGGTACCCGATGACAATATCATGATGATCAGCATCGGAAATGAAGGAGAAGTATTTTTTGGTGTAGACGCCCAGCCTGATCGAATTACGATGTTGAACAACATCGCCGAAACAAAAGGCTTGACTTTTACGGATGAACAGAAGAAGAAGTTTTCCAATCAAGCGAGTTTCGGATTTCCGCTGGCACAATTGAAAGGATGGCTGGATCTTCCATCCCCCGAAATGGGAACGGTGAAGCAGCCGGGTATTCCGACTGACTCAACGGGAGTAAGTGAACTGGCCGACTGGGTATATGCAGCCCGTAAGGCAAATCCACAACTTCGCATCGCGATCAAAGGGGACAATTCGGCGAAGTTTCCGACGTTTAAAAACGTATTGTTGAATTTGCAATCGCAGAATATCAATCGTTTCAACCTGATCACCGATGGAGAGGAACCCCTGCGGGTTGGAGATCCGATCAGTAAAAATTACGCGAGGTTTTCACCTTAA
- a CDS encoding ExbD/TolR family protein — protein MAEIVESGGGKGKGDGKVRAKKLSTRVDMTPMVDLGFLLITFFMLATTLSKPTSMTLTVPDKQEDKKEQETEPLKASKVLTIFLGRNDDVFLLDGIAADDDKAATELKTVRFGTELRDAIFKSQTRINSQNEKDAEGNLPFVVVIKPTEVSTYKNVVDVLDEMAITKTKRYAMVDFLTDSEKKILGDKVTPRPEDK, from the coding sequence ATGGCAGAAATAGTAGAATCGGGCGGTGGGAAAGGCAAAGGTGATGGTAAGGTAAGGGCCAAAAAATTGTCAACCCGGGTGGACATGACGCCCATGGTGGACTTAGGGTTCCTGCTTATTACTTTCTTTATGCTGGCCACAACCCTGAGCAAGCCGACTTCCATGACGCTTACTGTGCCTGATAAGCAGGAAGATAAAAAGGAGCAGGAAACAGAACCCCTGAAAGCATCCAAGGTACTGACCATATTCCTGGGACGTAATGATGATGTGTTCCTACTGGATGGAATTGCGGCTGATGACGACAAAGCGGCAACCGAATTAAAAACGGTTCGTTTTGGTACTGAGTTGCGGGATGCGATTTTCAAATCTCAGACGCGGATCAATTCTCAGAATGAAAAAGATGCCGAAGGAAATTTGCCGTTTGTGGTGGTAATCAAGCCTACGGAAGTATCAACTTACAAGAATGTAGTCGATGTTCTGGATGAAATGGCCATTACGAAGACCAAGCGGTATGCGATGGTGGACTTCCTGACGGACTCAGAAAAGAAAATTCTGGGAGATAAGGTTACTCCCAGACCGGAGGATAAGTAA
- a CDS encoding energy transducer TonB has translation MAEISPNATLDDIVFANRNKAYGAYPLRQEYRGVINRATLIGASIFILAMFAPTLVDKFLADDDKEEVMVNVDLMNLPPPPIDPAEPPPPPPPPVEQPKVETVKFLPPEVKKDEEVPIETPPPTVEKLEVAVAAEKTQEGDINAQEIIIAPEAVAAPSKGTVVEAKVEEQIFTVVEQNPEFPGGIQEMYKYLGKNIKYPSAASRANVQGKVFLTFVVNTDGSIQDVQVLKGLGFGCDEEAIRVVKTMPKWKPGKQSGRPVRVKYNLPISFQLE, from the coding sequence ATGGCAGAAATAAGCCCGAATGCAACACTTGATGATATAGTGTTTGCCAATCGAAATAAGGCGTACGGTGCGTATCCCCTGCGTCAGGAGTACCGCGGTGTAATCAATCGTGCTACCCTGATTGGAGCTTCCATCTTTATATTAGCGATGTTTGCCCCTACATTGGTGGATAAATTCCTGGCTGATGACGACAAGGAAGAGGTAATGGTGAATGTGGATTTGATGAACCTTCCACCCCCTCCCATTGACCCTGCCGAGCCGCCGCCACCACCACCGCCGCCTGTTGAACAACCTAAGGTGGAAACTGTGAAGTTTCTTCCACCTGAAGTAAAGAAAGACGAAGAGGTACCCATTGAAACGCCACCCCCAACGGTGGAAAAACTGGAAGTGGCTGTAGCTGCTGAAAAAACCCAGGAAGGGGATATCAACGCTCAGGAAATTATTATCGCTCCCGAAGCGGTCGCAGCTCCTAGTAAGGGTACGGTTGTAGAGGCCAAGGTAGAAGAACAAATTTTTACCGTGGTAGAGCAAAATCCTGAATTTCCGGGAGGTATCCAGGAAATGTATAAGTACTTGGGTAAGAACATTAAATATCCAAGTGCTGCTTCGCGAGCCAACGTTCAGGGGAAAGTATTCCTCACGTTTGTGGTAAATACGGACGGAAGTATCCAGGATGTACAGGTTTTGAAAGGACTGGGTTTTGGATGTGACGAGGAAGCCATTCGGGTAGTGAAGACAATGCCTAAATGGAAACCCGGAAAACAGTCGGGTCGGCCAGTGCGGGTTAAGTACAATCTCCCCATCAGTTTCCAACTCGAATAA